The Populus trichocarpa isolate Nisqually-1 chromosome 2, P.trichocarpa_v4.1, whole genome shotgun sequence genome has a window encoding:
- the LOC7458281 gene encoding GDSL esterase/lipase At2g42990, whose protein sequence is MPILFQDSFIRSPKTLKNQGEMGYMHVLCLFFTQIIYILVLVAETTANVPAIIVFGDSSVDAGNNNVISTVLKSNFKPYGRDFEGGRPTGRFCNGRIPPDFISEAFGLKPAIPAYLDSQYSISDFATGVCFASAGTGYDNATSNVLNVIPLWKELEYYKDYQKKLRAYVGERKANEIFSEALYLMSLGTNDFLENYYTFPTRRSQFTVRQYEDFLVGLARNFITKLYHLGGRKISLTGVPPMGCLPLERTTNIMGQHDCIQEYNKVAVEFNGKLEGLVSELKRELPELRMLFTRTVYDNVYQIIRNPAAYGFQETGKACCATGTFEMSYLCNEHSITCPDANKYVFWDAFHPTERTNQIISQQLIPTLLAEFQ, encoded by the exons ATGCCCATCCTTTTCCAGGATTCTTTTATAAGGTCaccaaaaacacttaaaaaccaAGGAGAAATGGGATACATGCATGTTCTTTGTCTCTTCTTtacacaaataatatatatcctGGTGCTAGTTGCTGAAACGACTGCTAATGTCCCAGCAATTATAGTTTTTGGAGATTCATCTGTTGATGCTGGAAACAACAACGTGATTTCCACTGTTCTCAAGAGCAATTTCAAGCCTTATGGCCGCGATTTCGAAGGTGGTCGCCCCACTGGACGATTCTGCAATGGGCGTATACCTCCTGATTTCATTTCTGAGGCATTTGGTCTCAAGCCAGCAATACCAGCTTACTTGGACTCACAGTATAGTATATCAGATTTTGCCACTGGCGTTTGCTTTGCTTCTGCTGGGACTGGCTATGACAATGCAACTTCTAATGTGCTA AATGTGATACCCTTATGGAAGGAACTAGAGTACTACAAGGATTACCAAAAAAAACTGAGAGCTTATGTTGGCGAGCGGAAGGCGAATGAGATATTCAGTGAGGCTCTATACCTGATGAGCTTAGGTACAAATGATTTCCTTGAAAATTATTACACATTTCCAACCAGGCGATCCCAGTTTACTGTCAGACAATACGAGGATTTTCTTGTTGGACTTGCAAGAAATTTCATAACAAAACTTTACCATCTCGGTGGTAGGAAAATATCTTTAACTGGTGTTCCTCCAATGGGGTGTCTGCCATTGGAGAGGACCACAAATATCATGGGTCAGCATGACTGTATACAGGAATATAACAAGGTGGCCGTGGAATTTAATGGGAAATTAGAGGGTTTGGTATCAGAACTGAAGAGAGAGCTTCCTGAGCTCAGGATGTTGTTTACAAGGACTGTTTATGATAATGTCTATCAAATCATTAGAAATCCTGCTGCATATG GATTCCAGGAGACAGGGAAGGCATGCTGTGCCACAGGAACATTTGAAATGAGTTACCTTTGCAATGAACATTCAATTACATGTCCAGACGCCAATAAATATGTATTCTGGGATGCCTTCCATCCCACAGAGAGAACAAATCAAATAATCTCGCAGCAATTGATCCCTACTCTTCTAGCAGAATTTCAATGA